The uncultured Methanobrevibacter sp. DNA window CGGTAAGTATAATATTGAAATCAGGTTTGAGGGAGACGACGAGTACAAACCATACTCTGTGAACACAACCGTTGATTTTAAATCAACCATCGTTTCAGGATATGAGGTGAAAACCCTCAACTCCCAGTATGAATTCAAACTGATTGGCTGTGATGGAAAACCATTGGCCAATGAAGATGTAACAATAAAAATCGGTTCTGCTAATTATGAATTGACCAGTGATAAAAATGGTATTGTGAAATTAGATATCGATTTGAAACCTGCAAGCTATGTAATTGAGATAACCAATCCTGTTTCTGGTGAAATTAAAAGCCAGAATATTAAGGTAGTGTCCAGAATCTCTGGAAATAAGGCATTGACAATGTATTATGGTGCTGGAAAATACTATAAGGTTAAAGCCCTTGATGATGATGGAAAAATCGCAAAGGATGTTAAGGTTAAATTCACCATAAACGGCAGGACATATACCAGAACTACAGACAGCAAAGGTTACGCTTCAATTAAAATTTCAACATATCCTGGAAAATACACAATCACTGCTGAGTATAAAGGGTTCAAGGTATCAAATAAGATCACTGTCAAATCAACAATCATCTCTAAAAACATTAATGTTAAAAAAGGAAAAACAATCAAGTTTACAGTTAAACTTGTAAACAAAAACGGAAAGATTCTGAAAAACAAAAAAATCACTTTCAAATTCAAGGGAAAGACCTATAAGGTTAAGACAAACAAGTACGGTAAGGCAACCTTGAAAATTACCAAAAAATATAATAAAGGAACATATACAATTTCCTCAAAATATGGAAAATTGACAATAAAAAATAAGATAAGGATAAAATAATCCTTATTTGTTTGATTTAATTAATTTACGTGCGGCTTTAAGGTCAGTATTGTAGATATGTCCGGAGGTTGAGTGGTAGTGCACTCCTCCAAAGTTAAGTTTTTCGCCCATGATTTCCTTATTGACTTCTTCTTTCATTTTCAATCCTAAGTATGCAATAAAGAACATGTTTGAGTAGAATGCTCCAAAAATATCGTTACTTCTGAAAATGCAGTGTATTGTCAATTCGTTGTCACGTACAATGCACTGAAGGAACTGCAGGCATGGAATGTCCTCACGGTCTGCATCCAGTTGAGGATCAATTGTAACTGCCACTGCACGGTTTGAACCTGTTGCAGTCAATATTCTCTGTTTCATGGTATTGAACTGGTCCACGTCAAAGTGGGCATAAATACGA harbors:
- a CDS encoding thymidylate synthase translates to MLTINQCYLDFVDKILKSGKETYKDSNHHLVESLGNFYIIDDPFNLKFRAKYQHYTPDQLLDDIKSGKFDMEGCPIKSDALYEYVKSAENPDDQGFVYTYPNRIYAHFDVDQFNTMKQRILTATGSNRAVAVTIDPQLDADREDIPCLQFLQCIVRDNELTIHCIFRSNDIFGAFYSNMFFIAYLGLKMKEEVNKEIMGEKLNFGGVHYHSTSGHIYNTDLKAARKLIKSNK